A part of Amblyraja radiata isolate CabotCenter1 unplaced genomic scaffold, sAmbRad1.1.pri scaffold_1067_ctg1, whole genome shotgun sequence genomic DNA contains:
- the LOC116969725 gene encoding E3 ubiquitin-protein ligase TRIM69-like, with protein SGHLLQKPKELPLDLSQGGFNVPLQYAVWKRMFKHIKPVPTLLTLDPKTANSHLILSRDGTEVRVADKQDDIPDNPERFSRWLSVLGSEGFTGGKHCWEVEVMESTVWQVGVAKASVPRKRGFAPFHWQESRKFFTPEPQAGVWALALQDGDYTALTSPPIELRLKGRLRKLGVYLDYTAGQVSFYNADDVSHLYTFTDKFIEEIFPYFYIAHKGDSLRLTTLGI; from the exons GTCTGGTCACCTTTTACAGAAACCCAAGGAACTGCCTCTGGATCTAAGTCAAGGTGGATTCAATGTTCCTCTGCAGTACGCTGTTTGGAAACGGATGTTTAAACACATCAAACCAG TTCCCACCCTCCTGACTCTGGACCCGAAGACGGCCAACTCTCACCTCATCCTGTCCCGGGACGGCACGGAGGTGCGTGTGGCGGACAAGCAGGATGACATCCCGGACAACCCGGAGAGGTTCAGCCGCTGGCTGAGCGTGCTGGGCTCGGAGGGCTTCACGGGGGGCAAGCAttgctgggaggtggaggtgatgGAGAGCACCGTGTGGCAGGTTGGGGTGGCCAAGGCCTCCGTGCCAAGGAAGAGAGGCTTCGCCCCGTTCCACTGGCAGGAGAGCCGCAAGTTCTTCACGCCTGAACCTCAGGCTGGTGTCTGGGCACTGGCCCTACAGGATGGGGATTACACTGCCCTGACCTCACCCCCCATCGAGCTGAGGCTGAAGGGAAGGCTGAGGAAGCTGGGGGTCTACCTGGACTATACTGCGGGACAGGTATCCTTCTACAATGCTGACGATGTCTCCCATCTCTACACCTTCACCGACAAGTTCATCGAGGAGATCTTTCCCTATTTCTATATCGCCCACAAGGGGGACTCGCtgagactcacaactctgggcATCTGA